The genomic window TCGATCGCTGAAGAAGAGGATGGGAAGGCCGAGGCCGCCACTGCTATGCCGCCACCTCCGCCGGCTGGCTGCCACGGCGGAGGAAGCCACCCGCAGCCCGCACCGCCCGCAACCCGCTCCTACCGGATCTGGATCAAGCCGACGCCGTCACCACACCAGCCGAGCACCACCGAACCGCAGCCCGTCACGCCACCAGCACACCCACGCGCCATCACCTGCGCGATGAGGGGCCGCGCCGCAGCGCCCCGCGGGAACGCCACGACCAGATCCAGGTCGGCCGGCCCGCGCCAGCCCTCCCGCATGAGGCGACGAagatgccccgccgccgccggctccagCCGGGCGCGCCCtttggcggcggcgggaggaggagaggagaagtgGTGAGGCGGCCGGTGGCTAGGGTTCCTCCCCTGCCGCCCGCGGGAGCGCCAGAGGAGGAGGAGTCCCCGattttcctttctagagaaagctctccctcccttccctccctccccccccccccccccccccccctctctctctctctctctctctctctctctctctcagacaccTGGTTTCAGTTAAATGAAATGTCTTGCTTATGCTCTCCTGAGCTTGTTACTATGTGATATCTGTCAGCAAAGCCAACCTTTTTATTTGGTTGCTGGCTCCACGTTTGCAAATGAAGGACGCTGCAACGTCTTTCCATTGCTCCTCCTATGGACTTTCAATCTGGAATTCAACCTGGTTAGAAAATCATTTTGTACTGACCAGTTGAAATCCATTGTTTGGCAGGTAAATAAATGGTGATGAAAAATTCTGATTTTATTTGCATCATGGATACAAGGTGTATATACCAGACCACACCGCACCACAGATTTCGAAATCCACATTATAGCTTTCGTCTTCAGGTCTTTCTGACGTACAAATTCAGGCCTTCCTAGCTGACAAGCCATCTactcctctgtcccataatataggagCGTTTTCGACATTAATACACTACTAGTGTcgaaaacactcttatattatgggtgggacggagggagtagttcacagtCACGTTTGGACCTCCTAGGGTGAAGCCCGGCCTCGTGTGAAACTCTGTTTTGCAGATATTTTTTTTCTGTCAAGGTGTTCATTCGTTGAGTAGCACTAGGCGCTAGAGAGCCTGGAGTGAAGCTTGTGCCTGCTGCCTATGGAGATTCAGAACTGAAGCCTGCGTGGGGTTGACGCCTCGCCCTTGCCGTGTCGTTGTTCGTCAACTTCCAAGCGATAGAATCATGGATGATACCATTTTGAAAGGGGATGCGTACGTCTTGGATCAAGCACCGACCATGAAATGATGATCAAATCAACACAGAAGATAACAGGACTTGGCCATCACTATCTAGAACTGATTTAAGTGTGAAGAAGAAATTGGCAGTCAGAAGTTTCTCCAGATAGGTGTCACTTGGCAAACAGCAAGAAGCTTCTATGTTGATAAATCTCTATGTAAATCACAGATTCCCAGCAACTACAGGTTGCATTTACACTAACTGAACGGGCACACATCTTCTATTAGAAAACTGCAGCTGGAGAATCAAGCGTTGAAGCCAGAGATAATCAAACCATAACGGCAAAAATCACTTGTtgtttgcataaagttgaaaccacagttcatatgtcaGAAAGCCTTAGCAACAGATCGTGTTAACAAAAATACATGGCAGAAATGAAATAACAAAACGAACTGAATCTACACAGCATGTAGTCCTCGAACGCTCTAGAAATAAAACAGCTAAACAACAAGATACGTTCTAGGCTAGAGCTAGAGATTGAGAAGAAGAATATAACCATTCATTTCTACTATCAGAAACACAAGGTTGCAAGATCTTAGGTTCCAGGTTAATTAGAGCTAGATGTTACGAACAAAAAAACAACCATTCATGTACAACTAAAGTTCATAAGCggataaataaattcagaaataggGAAATAAGCAGAGAGATGAACGTAGATATTAAAATATTCATAATAGTTCCAAGAAAACGGTAAAATATCCGTAGTTAAGTAGTAGGGTGTTACGCCTGCGTGGCTGCTATAAATGGCCACTCGAACACAAACAGAGTACTAAGTTTACTAAATAGCTAGCTAGCTCCATAAGTCCAGTACATGAGTGCAGTCAAGCACCAACCGCTTTATCACAACTTCATGAAGCTCTGCCCAAGTCCCTTGCTTCCCTGCTGGTACCATTAATGTAACTCTAGTATCCTCAGAAAGGCTGTCAATTGTGAGGCTCCAATACATAGCACAATTAGTGCCCATCTGCCAATGACTCCGAGAACAAAGGAACATAGGAAAGATAAGGGCACGTGGAATTCCATGGAAGATCACATATGAAACACAGCTCCCCAGAATCCATATCGTATGAAAATAATTTCTTCTCTGGTCGGTACCACAATCTAAATCCTTTGATTATGAATATCACATCGTGTTCTGGGTGGGCTGAGATAACACCATAATATTGCTCAGAACTAGAATACTCTATTCCGAACAGTCGCAAGTGGCTGACATTGAGCTTCAGGGTCCAACAATTTTCACTACTAGAATCTTCAAGAACCCAGATTGATAGTTCAGAAGCACCCTGAATTGTGAGATACAACTGTCCCTGTGATGCATAGACATTAGGACGGTCAGGGGCATCATGTGAAGTAGGAATAGGAATGATCCTACAATTTCCTTCCACGTCGACGGCTGCAACTGAATTATTATCAGGACATAGATACAACACTCTGCTCAAAAACGCGCAACCTGATAAGCAGAGTATCTCAATTGGATGCGTCCAAACTCCAGATTCGGAAGAGTAAATACCCACCGCTTTGATGCTATAATGGTCCCTCTTACTCGGAACCCAAGCAATGTCAGGTACCAACTCGAACACATAGAAGTGTGCGGAGACGGCCGGGTCGAATCCTAAGCAAGCACTGTCCACCAACCAGGACCACTTGGTGGCGGGCACGGTTACCCATTTCTCGGTGGCGGGATTGCACACCACGTAATCCAGCGTCTTGGGGTCATCCAGTGTCTCTGGGTCAGTCGACTTCCGGGCTCGGCAGAGGAGGAGGCCGTTGCAGCAATCCAAGATTTGAAGGCTCTCGTATTCGGACAGGAACGAGAGGGAGTCTTCATGAGGGCACCAGTTTCCGGAGACGCTTCGGTAACCATGAGAAAGATGTGGATGGTCGTCCGTGGCGAGGGTTGTGTGAGAAGAAGCCGGCAAGGGTCGACCGGGGAAATATTTTGCGGTGGTCGGGGTGGGAGATGAGGTCCCGCCAGCGCGTGGAGACGCACTTGCAGCAGCAGGTCGACTTGTACGGCACGCGGGAGATGACCTCGACAAGGAGGTCGTCGGGGAGCTTGGCCGTCGGGTCGCCGATGAGGGCCGCCTCCATGGATCCCGTCGCCATCTCCGGGGAGGAAACGAGCGGCCAATCTGCAGATCCGGGGCGAAGGAGGAGAAGTGAGGGATTCATCCAAGCGGCGAGGGGAGCGTGAGGGAAGAGAGGACCTACCAGATGTGTGAGGCGCGAACTGCAAAGAGAGGATCGGCGAGAGCGCCGCCGCTGGGTGCTCCCATCCGCGCCGGCCGGTGAGGGTTTGGTTTGGGGGCGGGGCgagatttttcttttctttttggagcACAGCTGGGGGGCGAGATGGATGGATAGTTGGATTGGATACTGAGGAAGTGGAACCGGCAGGCACTTGTCTTGCCTTTTTCCTGGGCTCAGTGAAAGACACATTTTAGCTGATCTTTGATACGTACCAGGTGTTGGGGCGCGCCTCTTGAGCGGAAGCTGGGCAGTGCCAGCTAGTGGTCGACCCTTTAATACACTTTTATATTTTGATTAGCGTGTGTGATGATTGTCTTAAGAGTTAATTACACGTCTGGTACATAAACTTGCACTGCGGATACAAATTCATACATAAAGTTAAAAAATGACACAAAATAGTCCAACAACTTGTGTTTGAGGTACATTTATATACATTTCCATTGCTGACTGTTATCACTCCGTTAACTCTATCTACCTCGCACGCCAGCGAGTTTGGGTCGATGTTCCCTCAAGTATGGAACCCACCTGTAAGTGTGGAAAAGAGAAATAAATGGAAAATTAAAATTGTACAAGCATCCAACGGGACTCAATGGCTCGACCTAATTCCTTTAAGCGAGAGATGCTACCAACTGCACCAACTGTTATTTACTGCTAACAAAGATACAGACATCTTCTTATATCATCGATAGAGTTGTTCTTGTTCTTTCTTCACAATTTTAAAAACCGAACCAGCGAGCATCCGGTTCAGATTTTTACACTGTTGTACCGCCAGTCTACTGGTTAAATAGTTGGCTTTTTAGGCACTATAAATTAGCATGCATTCTTTACTAATAAAGTAATAATACCCTAATGGAATGAAAACTAAATAACAAAGTTGCTTGGGCGATACAGAGAGGCCATTGAGCCAACCCTGAAATCGATGATTTCAAGCGTCCTAGTTTCAAATCGTATGTTCAGAATCATTTTTATAATTTACGTGCATGTGGCTCGTTCTACCACCTTGTTTGTACCCACGGTTTGCCAAAAAGAAACGCCTGGTGCAGCCGTCCAATGAGCATATTATATTGCTCCATATTACGCACAGGTTATATGTGCAAATACTTAAAAAAATGCTTGAAGATAAATAAAAAATGTCGCTGGCGAGCAGTGCGTAATTTTCTTTTTCAAATCAATTCTGCAGTGTCGTCAAACTATATAAAGTGGTCTATCTCTTGTTGAGCATATGATGAAAGTTAACACATTGGCTAGTCGCAGACGAGCGTGACATGAGCTCTTGAGTTTGAGTTGTCCTCACCCAATGGCGCTTCATTTTATTCTATTTCTCTTTCCCCACTTACAGGCAGGCTCCACACTTAAGATAACGCGGGTCCAAACTTGCTGGCTTTCCACGTAGACACTTAACAGAGAAAATAACGGCCAGCGACGAAAATGTATGTGAATGTACATCAGATGCAAGTTGTTGGACTACTTTGTGTCACTTTTCAACTTTATGTATGAATTTGTACCCACCATGCAAGTTCATGTACTA from Triticum aestivum cultivar Chinese Spring chromosome 3B, IWGSC CS RefSeq v2.1, whole genome shotgun sequence includes these protein-coding regions:
- the LOC123072203 gene encoding uncharacterized protein; the encoded protein is MCLSLSPGKRQDKCLPVPLPQYPIQLSIHLAPQLCSKKKRKISPRPQTKPSPAGADGSTQRRRSRRSSLCSSRLTHLIGRSFPPRRWRRDPWRRPSSATRRPSSPTTSLSRSSPACRTSRPAAASASPRAGGTSSPTPTTAKYFPGRPLPASSHTTLATDDHPHLSHGYRSVSGNWCPHEDSLSFLSEYESLQILDCCNGLLLCRARKSTDPETLDDPKTLDYVVCNPATEKWVTVPATKWSWLVDSACLGFDPAVSAHFYVFELVPDIAWVPSKRDHYSIKAVGIYSSESGVWTHPIEILCLSGCAFLSRVLYLCPDNNSVAAVDVEGNCRIIPIPTSHDAPDRPNVYASQGQLYLTIQGASELSIWVLEDSSSENCWTLKLNVSHLRLFGIEYSSSEQYYGVISAHPEHDVIFIIKGFRLWYRPEKKLFSYDMDSGELCFICDLPWNSTCPYLSYVPLFSESLADGH